Proteins from one Gasterosteus aculeatus chromosome 11, fGasAcu3.hap1.1, whole genome shotgun sequence genomic window:
- the LOC120827383 gene encoding tripartite motif-containing protein 16-like protein, which produces MPNGAATTKGIMPVPRKAGRKNSRAAEENQPPPYEPNIPEPTTRADFMKYWLPFSLDERTAQKLLWISEGGSKVARTSDAVCPYPTRPERYEHSPQVLCKEGLMGYRGYWEVDYDGWVVIGVVLESAPRKGPDARGSCGLGENNSSWGAGWSGSCYQVWHNSDNVDVQLPLSSTMGVYVDQPAGIIKLLVVEGEGEKEVQLIHKFKANIQEKIFPAFWVGTNSFCLLRKKDQ; this is translated from the exons ATGCCAAACGGCGCTGCGACCACAAAGGGAATCATGCCTGTGCCCAGGAAAGCAG GAAGGAAAAACAGCCGCGCAGCAGAAG AGAATCAGCCGCCTCCATATGAGCCAAATATCCCCGAACCCACCACCAGGGCTGACTTCATGAAAT attGGCTCCCGTTCTCTCTGGATGAAAGAACTGCACAGAAGCTGTTGTGGATTTCAGAGGGGGGATCCAAAGTGGCCCGCACCTCCGATGCCGTCTGCCCGTATCCCACCAGGCCCGAGAGATATGAGCACTCcccacag GTGCTGTGTAAAGAAGGCCTGATGGGCTACCGGGGGTACTGGGAGGTGGACTACGACGGCTGGGTGGTGATCGGCGTGGTGTTGGAGAGCGCTCCGCGGAAGGGCCCGGACGCCCGGGGTTCATGCGGCCTCGGGGAGAACAACAGCTCGTGGGGCGCCGGCTGGTCCGGCTCCTGCTACCAGGTGTGGCACAACAGCgacaacgtggacgtccagCTCCCCCTGTCCTCCACCATGGGCGTCTACGTGGACCAGCCCGCCGGCATCATCAAGCTCCTGGTGGTGGAGGgcgagggggagaaggaggtccAGCTGATTCACAAGTTCAAGGCCAACATTCAGGAGAAGATCTTCCCCGCGTTCTGGGTCGGCACAAATTCGTTCTGCCTTCTGCGGAAAAAGGATCAGTGA
- the emc10 gene encoding ER membrane protein complex subunit 10 isoform X1, whose protein sequence is MAGPLPCKITVVSTVLFALCTTFVGCNNGRRVGDGMDTEFGGFSVPLEHSFEVDDVAQFRVRGALMLKAGREPGVSLAPSHLSEEDRAKLKEVAAVDGLYRIRVPRVLLQADRQTERQLEGYLTAFVRACAMVESHLSDVISLHTDVSGYLVGVSIVTLPGACRGTEVEDEVDLEVFNTTLSIVAPVNAPGPETAFFLERMEQESEKKGKNPQEQKSFFAKYWMYIVPLVLFLMMSGAQDQSGGGAGGGAANGGGR, encoded by the exons ATGGCCGGTCCACTGCCATGTAAAATCACAGTTGTTTCTACTGTTTTGTTTGCATTATGTACGACTTTTGTAGGTTGTAATAATGGAAGAAGA GTTGGCGATGGCATGGACACTGAATTTGGTGGTTTCTCCGTACCACTTGAACACTCATTTGAAGTTG ATGATGTAGCGCAGTTCCGAGTCCGTGGAGCGCTGATGCTGAAGGCCGGAAGGGAGCCCGGCGTCTCCCTCGCGCCCAGTCACCTgtcggaggaggacagagccaAACTGAAG GAAGTGGCGGCAGTGGACGGGCTGTACAGAATCCGCGTGCCCCGCGTGCTGCTGCAGGCCGACCGGCAGACGGAGCGCCAGCTGGAAGGTTACCTCACAGCGTTTGTCAGAGCC TGCGCCATGGTTGAGTCCCATCTGAGCGACGTCATCTCCCTCCACACAGACGTCTCTGGTTACCTCGTTGGTGTTTCCATAGTGACGCTACCAGGAGCCTGCAGGGGCACTGAGGTCGAAGACGAAGTTGACCTTGAGGTTTTTAACACCACGCTCAGCATCGTGGCTCCTGTCAATGCACCGGG ACCTGAGACGGCtttcttcctggaacgaatgGAACAAGAATCtgagaagaaagggaagaatCCACAAGAGCAGAAATCGTTCTTTGCTAAATAT TGGATGTACATCGTGCCCCTCGTTCTGTTCCTCATGATGTCTGGCGCTCAGGACCAATCGGGTGGAGGAGCCGGAGGCGGAGCAGCCAATGGAGGTGGCCGATGA
- the emc10 gene encoding ER membrane protein complex subunit 10 isoform X2: MAGPLPCKITVVSTVLFALCTTFVGCNNGRRVGDGMDTEFGGFSVPLEHSFEVDDVAQFRVRGALMLKAGREPGVSLAPSHLSEEDRAKLKEVAAVDGLYRIRVPRVLLQADRQTERQLEGYLTAFVRACAMVESHLSDVISLHTDVSGYLVGVSIVTLPGACRGTEVEDEVDLEVFNTTLSIVAPVNAPGPETAFFLERMEQESEKKGKNPQEQKSFFAKYWYLILGGAIFLMVSNSAQPPAGGGREQS, translated from the exons ATGGCCGGTCCACTGCCATGTAAAATCACAGTTGTTTCTACTGTTTTGTTTGCATTATGTACGACTTTTGTAGGTTGTAATAATGGAAGAAGA GTTGGCGATGGCATGGACACTGAATTTGGTGGTTTCTCCGTACCACTTGAACACTCATTTGAAGTTG ATGATGTAGCGCAGTTCCGAGTCCGTGGAGCGCTGATGCTGAAGGCCGGAAGGGAGCCCGGCGTCTCCCTCGCGCCCAGTCACCTgtcggaggaggacagagccaAACTGAAG GAAGTGGCGGCAGTGGACGGGCTGTACAGAATCCGCGTGCCCCGCGTGCTGCTGCAGGCCGACCGGCAGACGGAGCGCCAGCTGGAAGGTTACCTCACAGCGTTTGTCAGAGCC TGCGCCATGGTTGAGTCCCATCTGAGCGACGTCATCTCCCTCCACACAGACGTCTCTGGTTACCTCGTTGGTGTTTCCATAGTGACGCTACCAGGAGCCTGCAGGGGCACTGAGGTCGAAGACGAAGTTGACCTTGAGGTTTTTAACACCACGCTCAGCATCGTGGCTCCTGTCAATGCACCGGG ACCTGAGACGGCtttcttcctggaacgaatgGAACAAGAATCtgagaagaaagggaagaatCCACAAGAGCAGAAATCGTTCTTTGCTAAATAT TGGTATTTGATTCTGGGAGGGGCAATCTTCCTCATGGTCTCCAACTCAGCACAGCCCCCAGCAGGGGGAGGCAGAGAGCAGAGCTGA